The following are encoded together in the Salvelinus fontinalis isolate EN_2023a chromosome 38, ASM2944872v1, whole genome shotgun sequence genome:
- the LOC129837221 gene encoding peroxisomal targeting signal 1 receptor-like isoform X2 — MAMRELVEGECGGANPLMKLTGHMTQEGGAWRHRSTPTIPPTPIEIATEEELVNEFMQQAPPRPPHSFDMGQLLEEMQQIDQQSYRQAPQRAPGVAALALSGDWTSEFLSGADAAAAASSGQAGLGDPADADWTREFITDGTDPGRWAEEYLEQSEEKLWLGDLGEREQEWTKEYLPGDELKQTANELVAKVNDPKLQNTEVSVESAESWVDEFATAGPDFQQAKAAVESDLDFWEKLQQEWEEMAKRDAESHPWLSDFDQMLSSSYDKGYQFEEDNPYMSHQDPLAEGVRRMEAGDIPGAVRLFESAVQREPDNQLAWQYLGTCQAENEQEFAAISALRRCIELKKDNLTALMALAVSFTNESLHRQACETLRDWLRHNPAYRPVLEQSEREREKDGGTRERERFGSLLPESLFTEVQSLFLSAANSEPTRVDPQLQCGLGVLFNLSGEYDKAVDCFTAALSVTPQDYLLWNKLGATLANGSRSEEAVAAYRRALELQPGFIRSRYNLGISCVNLGAHREAVEHFLEALSLQRQASGEGETVSASRAPGGAAATMMSDNIWSTLRMALSMMGESSLYAAADRRDLDTLLSYFCQREGEAGGE, encoded by the exons ATGGCGATGCGGGAGCTGGTGGAGGGGGAGTGCGGGGGAGCCAATCCTCTCATGAAGCTGACGGGTCACATGACCCAGGAGGGAGGAGCTTGGAGGCACAGGTCAACACCCACT aTTCCCCCTACACCCATTGAAATAGCAACAGAAGAAGAG TTGGTGAATGAGTTCATGCAGCAAGCGCCTCCACGGCCCCCTCACAGCTTCGACATGGGCCAGTTACTGGAGGAAATGCAGCAGATTGATCAGCAGAGCTACAGACAGGCTCcacagagag CTCCGGGTGTGGCCGCTTTGGCCCTGTCTGGTGATTGGACGTCTGAGTTTCTGTCGGGAGCGGATGCCGCTGCCGCCGCCTCATCAGGGCAGGCGGGACTTGGAGACCCGGCCGACGCTGATTGGACCAGAGAGTTCATCACCGATGGCACAG atCCCGGGCGTTGGGCAGAGGAGTATCTGGAGCAGTCAGAGGAGAAGCTATGGCTCGGAGacctgggagagagggagcaagaatG GACGAAAGAGTACCTACCAGGAGACGAACTGAAGCAAACAGCCAATGAGCTGGTCGCGAAGGTCAATGACCCCAAGTTACAGAACACCGAG GTCTCAGTGGAGTCAGCGGAATCATGGGTAGATGAGTTTGCCACTGCAGGTCCAGATTTCCAGCAAGCTAAAGCTGCTGTGGAG AGCGACTTGGACTTCTGGGAGAAGCTGCAGCAGGAGTGGGAGGAGATGGCCAAGAGAGATGCAGAAAGTCACCCCTGGCTCTCCGATTTTGACCAGATGCTCAGCAGCTCCTACGACAAG GGGTACCAATTTGAGGAGGACAACCCATACATGTCCCACCAGGACCCCCTTGCTGAGGGGGTGAGGAGGATGGAGGCAGGGGACATCCCTGGGGCCGTGCGCCTGTTTGAGAGCGCCgtacagagagaaccagacaaccAGCTG GCATGGCAATATCTGGGAACCTGTCAGGCAGAGAACGAACAAGAGTTTGCAGCCATCAGTGCCCTCCGCAG ATGCATAGAGTTGAAGAAGGACAACCTGACCGCTCTGATGGCACTGGCTGTCAGTTTCACCAACGAATCGCTGCACAGGCAGGCCTGTGAGACCCTTCGCGATTGGCTGAGGCACAACCCCGCGTACCGGCCAGTCCTGGAGCAGAGTGAACGGGAGCGAGAGAAGGACGGCGGGACCAGAGAGCGGGAGAGATTTGGCTCACTGCTGCCAGA ATCTTTGTTTACAGAGGTGCAGTCCCTGTTCCTCAGTGCGGCGAACTCTGAGCCCACCCGCGTCGACCCCCAACTACAGTGTGGCCTGGGAGTCCTCTTCAATCTGAGCGGGGAGTATGACAAGGCCGTGGACTGTTTCACCGCGGCCCTCTCCGTCACACCACAG gaCTACCTGCTGTGGAATAAACTGGGCGCTACCCTGGCCAATGGAAGCCGCTCAGAGGAGGCTGTTGCCGCCTACAGGAGGGCGCTGGAACTGCAGCCAGGCTTCATCCGCAGTCGGTACAACCTGGGAATCAGCTGTGTCAACCTAGGAGCCCACAG AGAGGCCGTGGAGCACTTCCTGGAAGCCCTGTCCCTGCAGCGCCAGGCGTCGGGGGAGGGCGAGACGGTCAGTGCCAGCCGGGCCCCGGGGGGCGCCGCAGCCACCATGATGTCCGACAACATCTGGTCCACTCTGCGCATGGCCTTAAGCATGATGGGAGAGAGCTCGCTATACGCGGCGGCCGACCGGCGAGACCTCGACACGCTGCTCTCCTACTTCTGTCAAAGGGAGGGGGAAGCGGGGGGGGAATGA
- the LOC129837221 gene encoding peroxisomal targeting signal 1 receptor-like isoform X1, translated as MAMRELVEGECGGANPLMKLTGHMTQEGGAWRHRSTPTIPPTPIEIATEEELVNEFMQQAPPRPPHSFDMGQLLEEMQQIDQQSYRQAPQRAPGVAALALSGDWTSEFLSGADAAAAASSGQAGLGDPADADWTREFITDGTDPGRWAEEYLEQSEEKLWLGDLGEREQEWTKEYLPGDELKQTANELVAKVNDPKLQNTEFLRFIRQIGEGSITVEDRAGKQHTDRAQAKEAQNWASNLNQVSVESAESWVDEFATAGPDFQQAKAAVESDLDFWEKLQQEWEEMAKRDAESHPWLSDFDQMLSSSYDKGYQFEEDNPYMSHQDPLAEGVRRMEAGDIPGAVRLFESAVQREPDNQLAWQYLGTCQAENEQEFAAISALRRCIELKKDNLTALMALAVSFTNESLHRQACETLRDWLRHNPAYRPVLEQSEREREKDGGTRERERFGSLLPESLFTEVQSLFLSAANSEPTRVDPQLQCGLGVLFNLSGEYDKAVDCFTAALSVTPQDYLLWNKLGATLANGSRSEEAVAAYRRALELQPGFIRSRYNLGISCVNLGAHREAVEHFLEALSLQRQASGEGETVSASRAPGGAAATMMSDNIWSTLRMALSMMGESSLYAAADRRDLDTLLSYFCQREGEAGGE; from the exons ATGGCGATGCGGGAGCTGGTGGAGGGGGAGTGCGGGGGAGCCAATCCTCTCATGAAGCTGACGGGTCACATGACCCAGGAGGGAGGAGCTTGGAGGCACAGGTCAACACCCACT aTTCCCCCTACACCCATTGAAATAGCAACAGAAGAAGAG TTGGTGAATGAGTTCATGCAGCAAGCGCCTCCACGGCCCCCTCACAGCTTCGACATGGGCCAGTTACTGGAGGAAATGCAGCAGATTGATCAGCAGAGCTACAGACAGGCTCcacagagag CTCCGGGTGTGGCCGCTTTGGCCCTGTCTGGTGATTGGACGTCTGAGTTTCTGTCGGGAGCGGATGCCGCTGCCGCCGCCTCATCAGGGCAGGCGGGACTTGGAGACCCGGCCGACGCTGATTGGACCAGAGAGTTCATCACCGATGGCACAG atCCCGGGCGTTGGGCAGAGGAGTATCTGGAGCAGTCAGAGGAGAAGCTATGGCTCGGAGacctgggagagagggagcaagaatG GACGAAAGAGTACCTACCAGGAGACGAACTGAAGCAAACAGCCAATGAGCTGGTCGCGAAGGTCAATGACCCCAAGTTACAGAACACCGAG TTCCTGCGGTTCATTAGGCAGATTGGCGAGGGCAGTATCACAGTGGAGGACAGAGCAGGCAAACAGCACACAGATAGAGCTCAGGCCAAGGAGGCTCAGAACTGGGCCTCCAACCTCAACCAG GTCTCAGTGGAGTCAGCGGAATCATGGGTAGATGAGTTTGCCACTGCAGGTCCAGATTTCCAGCAAGCTAAAGCTGCTGTGGAG AGCGACTTGGACTTCTGGGAGAAGCTGCAGCAGGAGTGGGAGGAGATGGCCAAGAGAGATGCAGAAAGTCACCCCTGGCTCTCCGATTTTGACCAGATGCTCAGCAGCTCCTACGACAAG GGGTACCAATTTGAGGAGGACAACCCATACATGTCCCACCAGGACCCCCTTGCTGAGGGGGTGAGGAGGATGGAGGCAGGGGACATCCCTGGGGCCGTGCGCCTGTTTGAGAGCGCCgtacagagagaaccagacaaccAGCTG GCATGGCAATATCTGGGAACCTGTCAGGCAGAGAACGAACAAGAGTTTGCAGCCATCAGTGCCCTCCGCAG ATGCATAGAGTTGAAGAAGGACAACCTGACCGCTCTGATGGCACTGGCTGTCAGTTTCACCAACGAATCGCTGCACAGGCAGGCCTGTGAGACCCTTCGCGATTGGCTGAGGCACAACCCCGCGTACCGGCCAGTCCTGGAGCAGAGTGAACGGGAGCGAGAGAAGGACGGCGGGACCAGAGAGCGGGAGAGATTTGGCTCACTGCTGCCAGA ATCTTTGTTTACAGAGGTGCAGTCCCTGTTCCTCAGTGCGGCGAACTCTGAGCCCACCCGCGTCGACCCCCAACTACAGTGTGGCCTGGGAGTCCTCTTCAATCTGAGCGGGGAGTATGACAAGGCCGTGGACTGTTTCACCGCGGCCCTCTCCGTCACACCACAG gaCTACCTGCTGTGGAATAAACTGGGCGCTACCCTGGCCAATGGAAGCCGCTCAGAGGAGGCTGTTGCCGCCTACAGGAGGGCGCTGGAACTGCAGCCAGGCTTCATCCGCAGTCGGTACAACCTGGGAATCAGCTGTGTCAACCTAGGAGCCCACAG AGAGGCCGTGGAGCACTTCCTGGAAGCCCTGTCCCTGCAGCGCCAGGCGTCGGGGGAGGGCGAGACGGTCAGTGCCAGCCGGGCCCCGGGGGGCGCCGCAGCCACCATGATGTCCGACAACATCTGGTCCACTCTGCGCATGGCCTTAAGCATGATGGGAGAGAGCTCGCTATACGCGGCGGCCGACCGGCGAGACCTCGACACGCTGCTCTCCTACTTCTGTCAAAGGGAGGGGGAAGCGGGGGGGGAATGA
- the LOC129837221 gene encoding peroxisomal targeting signal 1 receptor-like isoform X3, whose translation MAMRELVEGECGGANPLMKLTGHMTQEGGAWRHRSTPTIPPTPIEIATEEELVNEFMQQAPPRPPHSFDMGQLLEEMQQIDQQSYRQAPQRAPGVAALALSGDWTSEFLSGADAAAAASSGQAGLGDPADADWTREFITDGTDPGRWAEEYLEQSEEKLWLGDLGEREQEWTKEYLPGDELKQTANELVAKVNDPKLQNTEFLRFIRQIGEGSITVEDRAGKQHTDRAQAKEAQNWASNLNQFLEETGGGTLPLTTQEWDQKIAKAKQAHQWASVVKQVSVESAESWVDEFATAGPDFQQAKAAVESDLDFWEKLQQEWEEMAKRDAESHPWLSDFDQMLSSSYDKGYQFEEDNPYMSHQDPLAEGVRRMEAGDIPGAVRLFESAVQREPDNQLAWQYLGTCQAENEQEFAAISALRRCIELKKDNLTALMALAVSFTNESLHRQACETLRDWLRHNPAYRPVLEQSEREREKDGGTRERERFGSLLPESLFTEVQSLFLSAANSEPTRVDPQLQCGLGVLFNLSGEYDKAVDCFTAALSVTPQDYLLWNKLGATLANGSRSEEAVAAYRRALELQPGFIRSRYNLGISCVNLGAHREAVEHFLEALSLQRQASGEGETVSASRAPGGAAATMMSDNIWSTLRMALSMMGESSLYAAADRRDLDTLLSYFCQREGEAGGE comes from the exons ATGGCGATGCGGGAGCTGGTGGAGGGGGAGTGCGGGGGAGCCAATCCTCTCATGAAGCTGACGGGTCACATGACCCAGGAGGGAGGAGCTTGGAGGCACAGGTCAACACCCACT aTTCCCCCTACACCCATTGAAATAGCAACAGAAGAAGAG TTGGTGAATGAGTTCATGCAGCAAGCGCCTCCACGGCCCCCTCACAGCTTCGACATGGGCCAGTTACTGGAGGAAATGCAGCAGATTGATCAGCAGAGCTACAGACAGGCTCcacagagag CTCCGGGTGTGGCCGCTTTGGCCCTGTCTGGTGATTGGACGTCTGAGTTTCTGTCGGGAGCGGATGCCGCTGCCGCCGCCTCATCAGGGCAGGCGGGACTTGGAGACCCGGCCGACGCTGATTGGACCAGAGAGTTCATCACCGATGGCACAG atCCCGGGCGTTGGGCAGAGGAGTATCTGGAGCAGTCAGAGGAGAAGCTATGGCTCGGAGacctgggagagagggagcaagaatG GACGAAAGAGTACCTACCAGGAGACGAACTGAAGCAAACAGCCAATGAGCTGGTCGCGAAGGTCAATGACCCCAAGTTACAGAACACCGAG TTCCTGCGGTTCATTAGGCAGATTGGCGAGGGCAGTATCACAGTGGAGGACAGAGCAGGCAAACAGCACACAGATAGAGCTCAGGCCAAGGAGGCTCAGAACTGGGCCTCCAACCTCAACCAG TtcctggaggagactgggggagggacTTTACCCTTGACAACCCAAGAGTGGGATCAGAAGATTGCTAAGGCTAAACAGGCACATCAATGGGCTTCTGTCGTCAAGCAG GTCTCAGTGGAGTCAGCGGAATCATGGGTAGATGAGTTTGCCACTGCAGGTCCAGATTTCCAGCAAGCTAAAGCTGCTGTGGAG AGCGACTTGGACTTCTGGGAGAAGCTGCAGCAGGAGTGGGAGGAGATGGCCAAGAGAGATGCAGAAAGTCACCCCTGGCTCTCCGATTTTGACCAGATGCTCAGCAGCTCCTACGACAAG GGGTACCAATTTGAGGAGGACAACCCATACATGTCCCACCAGGACCCCCTTGCTGAGGGGGTGAGGAGGATGGAGGCAGGGGACATCCCTGGGGCCGTGCGCCTGTTTGAGAGCGCCgtacagagagaaccagacaaccAGCTG GCATGGCAATATCTGGGAACCTGTCAGGCAGAGAACGAACAAGAGTTTGCAGCCATCAGTGCCCTCCGCAG ATGCATAGAGTTGAAGAAGGACAACCTGACCGCTCTGATGGCACTGGCTGTCAGTTTCACCAACGAATCGCTGCACAGGCAGGCCTGTGAGACCCTTCGCGATTGGCTGAGGCACAACCCCGCGTACCGGCCAGTCCTGGAGCAGAGTGAACGGGAGCGAGAGAAGGACGGCGGGACCAGAGAGCGGGAGAGATTTGGCTCACTGCTGCCAGA ATCTTTGTTTACAGAGGTGCAGTCCCTGTTCCTCAGTGCGGCGAACTCTGAGCCCACCCGCGTCGACCCCCAACTACAGTGTGGCCTGGGAGTCCTCTTCAATCTGAGCGGGGAGTATGACAAGGCCGTGGACTGTTTCACCGCGGCCCTCTCCGTCACACCACAG gaCTACCTGCTGTGGAATAAACTGGGCGCTACCCTGGCCAATGGAAGCCGCTCAGAGGAGGCTGTTGCCGCCTACAGGAGGGCGCTGGAACTGCAGCCAGGCTTCATCCGCAGTCGGTACAACCTGGGAATCAGCTGTGTCAACCTAGGAGCCCACAG AGAGGCCGTGGAGCACTTCCTGGAAGCCCTGTCCCTGCAGCGCCAGGCGTCGGGGGAGGGCGAGACGGTCAGTGCCAGCCGGGCCCCGGGGGGCGCCGCAGCCACCATGATGTCCGACAACATCTGGTCCACTCTGCGCATGGCCTTAAGCATGATGGGAGAGAGCTCGCTATACGCGGCGGCCGACCGGCGAGACCTCGACACGCTGCTCTCCTACTTCTGTCAAAGGGAGGGGGAAGCGGGGGGGGAATGA